ATCCGCTGGAGGGGAAGCTGTGGGATCCGGGTAAGGACGAGGATAAACGCCACCAGGAGATAGGGCGTCCACGCACGCCCGATTCCCATGCCCCGTCCGTCGTCCGCGAGTTCTTCCTCGGGATCCACATTTCCCATCCAATCTTTTTCCCATTCCTCGCGGGGAGCGAAGTCCCAGGTGCGCTCGGGAAGGAGGAACCCTCTCTGCGCCGCCAGGACGACGATGCCGAGTCCGATGAGGCCGCCCAGGAGCGAGGGAAATTCAGGCCCTAACGTGAGCGCCACGAGGAGGTAGGGGACGGTCATCGCGAAGGCCGAAAAAAGCGCAAACTTCCAGACCCCGAGCCCTTCCCCGAAGCTGCGATTTTTCCCGAAGAACCCGGTCAACATACAGACTAGGAACAGTGGGATGAGTGTTCCCGCGACGGTGTGAAGGGTCGCCACCCGAGCCCCGATGAAGGCGAGGTATTCGGGGAAGGTCAGCCCGAGCTCCGCGATGCGCGCCTCCACCGCGGGGGCTCCTGTGAGCCCTCCGGAAACGCCCACCAGGATCGGCGTTCCCACGGCACCGAAGCTCACCGGTGTGCTCTGAATCACGAGCCCCACCATGACCGCGGCCATCGCGGGAAAGCCGAGGGCGAGCATGAGGGGTGCCGCCACCGCCGCCGGCGTCCCGAAGCCCGACGCACCCTCGATGAAGCTCCCGAAGAGCCACCCCACGATGATCGCCTGCACCCGGCGATCCGGACTGATCCGCGTGAAGGCGCGCCGGATCGTCCGGATGGCGCCGCTCGCCGTGAGCGTCGAGAGGAGGAGGAGGGCGCCGAAGATGATGTAGAGGAGCCCGGTCGCGATCACGAGCCCCTCGACCGACGCCGCGGCGATCCCCACCGGTTCCACCCCCCAGACCAGGAGGGCGATCACGACGACGATCGCGTATCCGATCGGCATCGCCCACTTCGCGGGCCACCGGAAGCCGACGAGGAGCACTCCGATCGTGATGAGCGGAGCCAGAGCCAGGAGGCTCAGGACGATCAGGTTATTCACGCGGAAATAGCCTCTTCCACCGCCTCGAAGACGACTTCCTCCGGGGGCCACTCGTTCCGCGCCACGAGCCGCCCATTCACGACCACCCCGCGCACCGGGAGCCTGAAGAGCGTGTGGAGGAGCTCGCCGAAGCCGACATCCTGCTGGCGATAGTCCCTCACGAGAAGGGTGAGCAGGGTCGGCCAGGAGCGCGGGTCC
This genomic window from Gemmatimonadota bacterium contains:
- a CDS encoding L-lactate permease yields the protein MNNLIVLSLLALAPLITIGVLLVGFRWPAKWAMPIGYAIVVVIALLVWGVEPVGIAAASVEGLVIATGLLYIIFGALLLLSTLTASGAIRTIRRAFTRISPDRRVQAIIVGWLFGSFIEGASGFGTPAAVAAPLMLALGFPAMAAVMVGLVIQSTPVSFGAVGTPILVGVSGGLTGAPAVEARIAELGLTFPEYLAFIGARVATLHTVAGTLIPLFLVCMLTGFFGKNRSFGEGLGVWKFALFSAFAMTVPYLLVALTLGPEFPSLLGGLIGLGIVVLAAQRGFLLPERTWDFAPREEWEKDWMGNVDPEEELADDGRGMGIGRAWTPYLLVAFILVLTRIPQLPLQRILSGITISWPNIFGTTITGSLQPVYLPGFIFLLVVLSTYAVHKMSLSQIVESWKVAGGQILGAGAALLFALPLVRVFINSGPGFNASGLESMPITLAQGAAEIAGTTWPLFGPWIGALGAFIAGSNTVSNLTFALFQFATAQNIGAIPEVVVAAQAVGGAAGNMITVHNVVAAAATVGLMGKEGILLRKTIFPMIYYCLLTGALSFIWNNGVGANAGTVVLGLLGAVLIGTIARLRGGGASGGARPGPAR